From Vitis vinifera cultivar Pinot Noir 40024 chromosome 14, ASM3070453v1, a single genomic window includes:
- the LOC100252670 gene encoding early nodulin-like protein 20: MSRFKCSRNPGGMLRMWWWWWLMAAAAAMVGGCEANLIKVGGKQGWGPNVNYTEWAKNKHFYVGDWLYFIFDKHYFTVFEVNETNYERCSEQEFITNITKGGRDVFNLTHPRPYYFLSSGGYCWHGMKLAINVTHMPAPAPSPSKSNAPPSASSPTPIILSIALLCPLLFKFFFHA; this comes from the exons ATGTCAAGATTCAAGTGTTCAAGAAACCCAGGAGGAATGCTGCGgatgtggtggtggtggtggctgaTGGCGGCAGCAGCAGCGATGGTGGGAGGGTGTGAGGCGAATCTCATCAAAGTTGGCGGCAAACAGGGATGGGGACCTAATGTTAATTACACAGAATGGGCCAAGAACAAGCACTTCTACGTTGGAGACTGGCTTT ATTTCATCTTCGACAAGCACTACTTCACTGTTTTTGAGGTGAACGAGACAAACTATGAGAGATGCAGTGAGCAGGAGTTCATCACAAATATCACCAAGGGTGGGCGAGATGTCTTCAACCTCACACACCCAAGGCCATACTACTTCCTCAGCAGTGGAGGCTACTGCTGGCATGGAATGAAGCTTGCCATCAATGTCACCCACATGCCTGCTCCCGCCCCTTCTCCCTCCAAAAGCAATGCTCCACCGTCAGCCTCCTCCCCCACCCCCATCATCCTCTCCATTGCCTTGCTCTGCCCTCTCCTCTTCAAGTTCTTCTTCCATGCTTGA
- the LOC100257816 gene encoding cell division topological specificity factor homolog, chloroplastic produces MAICGDLRVSAAPMGFRFKHPFGASLPPSKVRFKHFTNGGSDSSEIMPKWSCMEMERYKTWCHYNQPFGVTGANRLPMEPITQDAEGFLHKMTSMSFFERLNLAWKILFPSPTTRRNSNARIAKQRLKMILFSDRCVVSDDAKQKIVSNIVGALSEFVEIDSQDKVHLNVSTDPDLGTVYSITVPVRRVKSKYQDEDEDEDRIITNIEYKDTGERSDSVDVRFDFFVPNENSQ; encoded by the exons atggCAATATGTGGAGATTTAAGGGTCTCAGCAGCACCAATGGGTTTCCGTTTTAAGCACCCTTTTGGAGCCTCTCTTCCACCCTCCAAG GTACGGTTTAAGCATTTTACTAATGGTGGATCTGATAGTTCTGAAATTATGCCAAAATGGTCTTGTATGGAAATGGAAAGGTATAAAACATGGTGCCATTATAACCAGCCTTTTGGGGTAACAGGAGCAAATAGGCTTCCTATGGAACCCATTACCCAAGATGCAGAGGGTTTCCTCCACAAAATGACAAGCATGAGCTTCTTTGAGCGTTTAAACTTGGCATGGAAGATACTGTTCCCATCACCTACAACTAGAAGGAACTCAAATGCAAGAATTGCCAAGCAGCGTTTGAAGATGATCCTCTTCTCAGATCGATGTGTAGTTAGTGATGACGCAAAGCAGAAGATTGTGAGCAACATTGTGGGTGCTCTATCTGAATTTGTGGAGATAGACTCACAAGATAAAGTTCATCTTAATGTCTCAACAGATCCAGATCTTGGGACTGTCTACTCCATCACAGTGCCTGTTCGGCGTGTTAAGTCTAAATATCAAGATGAGGATGAGGATGAGGATAGGATCATAACCAATATCGAATACAAAGACACTGGGGAGAGATCTGACTCGGTTGATGTTAGGTTTGATTTTTTCGTTCCTAATGAAAACTCTCAGTAA